The following nucleotide sequence is from Oncorhynchus clarkii lewisi isolate Uvic-CL-2024 chromosome 6, UVic_Ocla_1.0, whole genome shotgun sequence.
AATGCACACAATTAAGATATGAAACAATGAATACCCACGAAATGGTGGGAGATTTTTGGAGAGACATGTGCCTTGTGCATCTGAGCCACAATCCCTATATTCTTGGACAGTGGCATCCCTACGTCCTcctcaatggattagtccactgaggcAGGCTatcaccccctccaggtgtcgcttatttcccTCAAATATGTGCTCCAGGACATGCTAAACTGTTTTGtgttcgtttaccttgacgacaTCCTGTTTTTTCCCAATCTGCCCAAGTACATGTACTTCATGTCAGACAGCTCCATCAGCGCCTCCTGGAGAAGCAATTGTTTGTGAAAGccgagaagtgtgagttccaccgCTCTTCTAtcacctttctgggatatgtcattgctgaggacaatgttcagatggatcctggaaaggtgaaagcagtggtggattggcctcaaccaaCGTCCAACGTCGACAAAGCCTTTGTGGACCTGAAGCATCGGTTCACAACAGCATCCATCCGGACCCCTCGTATCAATTTGTGGTGGAAGTTGATGCTTcggatgttggagtgggggccatcctgtcccagcgatctgtgccttcctgtcccatcgtctcaatcctgcagagaggaactacgatgtaGGCAACCGAGAACTCCTGGCGGTTAAGATGGTGTTGGAAGAGTGGAGGCACTGTctggaaggagcagaacagccaTTCTTGGTCTGGACCAACCATAAAAACCGGGAATTTCTCTGTACAGCCAAGCGACTCAAGTCCAGGCAGGCCAAGTGGGCCCTCTTGTTTACCAGATTCAACTTCACCATTTCCTACTGCCTAGGGTCAAAAAAATGTGAAGCCTGACGCTCTCTCCCACctatacagttcctctgccacaccctcgacctctgaaaccattctccctacctcatgccttgctgCCAATGTGGATTGTGGTATTGAGAACCTGGTTCGCGAGGTGCAACGCTCCCAGCCTGGACCTGAAGGGCCCGGCTAACCGGCTGTTTGTCCCTAACCCAGTCCGGTCACaagtcctggaatgggctcattcctccaggctgacCTGTCATCCAGGGTCCCGTCGTACACTAGCCTTCCTCCGACAttgtttctggtggcccacaatggttCCTGACGTATCTGCCTTCGTCATGGACAGTGtgtgctcagaacaagactccacggcaagctccttctggcctccttcagccactaccggtccctcatcgtccctggtctcagatctctggactttgtcactgggctcCCACCGTCTAATGGCAACACTGTCATTCTGACGGTAGTCGATCGGTTCTCCAAGGCcacccatttcatccctctccccaaactaccctctgcCAAGGAGACAGCCCAGCTTATTGTGCAGTGTGTCTTCCGTCTCCATGGACTCCCAGTAGACATGGTCTCCGatcggggtcctcagttctcgtctcagttctggAAGTCATTCTGCACTCttattgggtcgtcggccagcctgtcatCCAGATTCCCGCAAGCTGTCTCCCCATTTCATTGGTCCTTTTCCCATCTCTAGAGTCCTTAGTTCCACTGAAGTCCGTCTTGTGTTACCCCGTACCCACCCTACTTTCCATGTGTCCAGAATTAAGCCTGTGTCTCACTGTCCTTTGACTTCTGTTTCCAAGCCCATCCCTCCCCACGGGTAATCGATGGCTATCCAGCGTATACGGTGAAATGCCTCCTGAGGGTTTGACCACAGGGAAGGGGTTTCTAgcacctggttgactgggagggttatggcccggaggagaggtgctgggttcctgcTAAAGACATCTTGGACCAGGCCCTCTTCACCGATTTCCACCGCCGACACCCCGGTCAGCCAGGTATGCACCCAGGTAGGAACGCCTGTACACGACCagtctcttgcctaccccttttggattaataaacattgcaAGACTCCagccatctgcctcctgtgtctgcatctgggtctcgccttgtgccttgatacaggcagagccccacctgtgcattcagaaagcattcagaccccttgactttttcaacattttctgACTTTACAGCCCTATACTAAAATGTATACAattaattgttttcctcatcaatctacacacaataccacataatgaccaAGTGAATATAGGTTAAGACATTTttccaaataaaaaaatagaaataccttatttacataagtattcagaccctttgctatgagacttgaaattgagatgtttctacaacttgatatgaatccacctgtggtaaattcaattgattggaaattacttggaaaggcacacacttgctatataaggtcccacagttgacagtcataacaaaaaccaagctatggggtcaaaggaattgtctgtagagctccgagacaggattgtgtccccaagaacacagtggcctccatcattcttaaatggaagaagtttggaaccactaagactcttcctagaactggccaaactgagcaattgggggagaagggccttggtcagggaggtgaccaagaacctgaaggtcactctgatagagctccagagttcctctgcggagatgggagaaccttccagaaggacaacattctctgcagcactccaccaatcaggcctttatggtagagcgaccagacggaagccacttctcagtaaatggcacatgacagcctgcttcgagtttgccaaaaggcacctaaaggactttcagaccatgagaagcaccatccctacggtgaagcatggtggtggcagcatcatgctgtggggatgttttttcagcggcagggactgggagactagtcaggattaagggaaagatgagcggaacaaagtacagagatccttgatgaaaacctgctccagagcgctcaggacctcagactgggctaaccatgtgtatgtgacaaataaaatttgatttgatttgggccgaaggttcaccttccaacaggagaatGGCCCTAAGCAtatagccaagacaacacaggagtggctttgggacaagtctctgaatgtccttgagtggcccagccagagcctggacttgaacccgatctaacatctctggagagacctgaaaatagctgtgcagcgaagctccccatgggtggatctacagagaagaatgggagaaactccccacatacaggtgtgccaagcttgtagcgtcatgcccaagaagacttgaggttgtaatcgctgtcaaaggtgcttcaacaaagtactgagtaaaagatcggaatacttatgtaaatgtgatatttcataacatttgcaaacatttctaaaaatgtgattttgctttgtcattatggagttttGTATGTAGATGAGGGGGGTAAatgatttcatccattttagaatatggctgtaacgtaacaaaatattgaaaaagtgaatgggtctgaatactttccgaatgcactgtgcgtgtatatatatatatatatatatatatatatatatatatatatatatatatatcactgctcaaaaaataaagggaacactaaaataacacatcctagatctgaatgaattaaatattcttatgaaatacttttttctttacatagttgaatgtgctgacaacaaaatcacacaaaaattatcaatggaaatcaaatttagccagaaatcttgcttgtttgtaggtgaccagatacttattttccaccataatttgcaaataaattcattaaaaatcctacaatgtgatttttttttctcattttgtctgtcatagttgaagtgtacctatgatgaaaattacacaattggtggctgactaaatacttttttgccccactatatatatatataacattaaaaaaaaaatgcatgtcaatttggcattaatacatgtcacatttTAGTTTGAAAACAAATTATCATTGAATTCATAAATCCTCATACAAACATGGTTTCTTgcttcttgagtaaggcagctccaatatgcaggtgtttcagcctttCTGTGGTGTTGTGGCAGCCtgcaaggtcattggccacagataaaatacGTCAAATCCCgtttatatctaccgtagctttgattggactgatcatgtcaacatcatactttcaaaatcttagctagcaagctagacaagcagtcatcatcatgaatcaagacAACaagcaaatccttttcaatccttgtcatatgaagagaaattatagataaagtGTATCGGTGTTCATCGGCCATTGAACataaaacattacacaacaagttggaaattgcaaattcaacaatgtgtGGTTtgtaaggaatcagtggctaactgcaagtgttacaaagcaatcactagcctgccaTTGAGTGGAGTGGGTGTATGGTCCAAATCTGGGTCTCTTTTCCAAgattaaaaggataaacattcacatacaacaccatgggccagaaaatgtTGAATATATTGGCTGTGCTGTCAACTGAACTCTGAATTAAaagagctccgactgggaaaattagctttgaacggtcatccaacttggaattccatGTTGAGGAagtctggcctctttctagagctacgttCTGAAGATCACTaaacgtcatgatttgaccttgctTTTtgccagagttcccagttgtcttgaaagcaccataaatacaGAGAAtggcagactttgatgacaaagtttgatgacaaagtttgcccACAAAAGGACTGTTGCGCCACTtttctgttcaagtgagcacagcacaaggggagtctaaaaatgtattgtatgctactGCATAATGATGTaaaatgccagggagatatgtatactgtggttaagaaagtaatactgagtgtatgttgtgtagtaagcttttagtagcccatgtgcatcACCCTAaaaatttggtccctttccccctcttaacttagcctactgttttgacttggtggtgcacatgtagcctatagcctgttttagagaaatttcaaaagtgctgaagaAATAGTtattgactacgtctgtcctagctcgttcattaatgtcttaatcgaaattgttattgtcagtagaaaccacatttgtttaagcaagtcatccatatcagctatgttttttaaaaaggcagtaaatgaagctgaattaactgtttcgctacCAGGCAAGGCTCCacagatagccaggtgtagcggtggtaaggattcattccatggtgctgaaaaaaaaaaactctgctgttgggacagctttatgtaggccctaacagtttgtgggcaccgtttgtcaccgttatagtgcaatatccccctttctctttccctacTAATGTAtggtttagtgttgtgtagtggctttgctgacaTGCATAACAAAATATGTTttggagtttgccccaccaagatgtacatgctaaaatcaccaccgCTCGTTTTCCATGAAAAAAAGTAGTGTTTTCTATACAGACCCCTTTTGTCATACAGTAGACTATTCCATGAGGCACccagaccttatgaaagttgcacagtataatcttgtaataaatcaaatttagtgatacataacttgacatttcCATTGGGACATTGAGGGAGGATAACCAACATTCCAATTAATAGCAATGCATTTCTGTAAATGCTAGGCTACACAGTTTATTTTCTTCTgaacagtctccagtatcaatGTTTCCatgcaaacaaaaacagggagaaggaagaatctgtagacatgctgagataaaatAACATACTCTTTGCCAGAATTAGGCCAGTCTTCACAAGATcataacatatgcaaatatgtccccttttgtgttttacactTCCAGCAGAGGAATTACATTTATGAGcatgatattcagtttcactggTATATTGGATGTTCTATGGATGGTCTTAAGtcttaaactgcagtaatttgtctgagattatatgaacatgactgggcattctaacatacctttgctcccgagtggcgcatatGTCTAAGGCCCTGcagctcagtgctagaggcttcactacagaccctggttctatcccgggctgtatcacaaccggccgtgatcgggagtcccatagggcggcgcacaattggcccagtgtcgtcccgggttaggggagggtttggccggggttggcagtcattgtaaaataaaaaattgttcttaatggacttgcctagttaaataaaaggttacatttaaaaaatccattcatcatcatcaatattgtgttgtgtactgactgtgcaccatgacagtgtAGTCTGTTGAGCTGTTTATATCGTGTCAGTGTGAAAAGTTGAGAGTTAGCTAGagaaactgacagatcaataacgttACATTGCTATACCTACTGACTCTAATAAAAACTCACATTGCGCTGTCAAAAAACGTCAGAATATCGGTCTTCAATCGTTTGGCCGCTGGTTTCATAATTTAATTCAGATCTAGTGTGATTGAGACAAAAATAATACCTAAAGTTAgtgggctagctagctaacgttagccaactttTGGCTAGCTCTAATGGTAAATCAACTGGCGAACACTAGCCAATTAATTTACTTCTGTTGAAACAGGACAAaaaggctacaaaacatttccTAACACACAGcagctgttagagactagagcggaactggctgtggtagctactagttaGCTAGTTAATTCTCTTCAGACATAACTTCAGTggagaggggatgaaacattagctaacattacatgttAGTTACACTACTAACTCAGCACTAGGAATAtttttctctcccttcttctGTTAAGTCAAACATGTCAGTTCCACTACCTGCTCAACACTGGGGATACATTTGTTTTTCTTCTGTTAAGTCAAAAAGCAGTTACCTTCCCGGCTACATCAGTCAAATAAAGAGCAGCCAGTTTCTGAtctgcttgcttttacaactcTGAGAAAAAGCACAACATAGAAACAGCAGCTGCTGCACCATGCTGGTCAGAATCTTTGCCTTCACACATCCCCCCCAGACTGGCAAAAACTATtatatataaaatacatatttttgtgtgtgtccatttctaccagccccccccccccccccaaaaaaatggtcCAGAATCTGACCCGCGTCTCCGCTCTGACCCGGTCatgtctagatgggatacagTTTATGTTAAATTGATGACAAACTTTTTGGGggattttagctaaccctaacacaCTTCTCTTAACCTGCTACGTTACTTCACCTAACCTGCTAGTAGCAGGCTGCTACGCAAAGTATATTTTGACATAAACTGTGTAACTTCTAGACAAAACTCTCGCTGCTGACTGTGAACCTTGTTATCCCGACCATCTTGAACATGCGCAGAAAAAGCTCAAATCTGACGTTTGAGGAAGTTAGCTGCTAGCAACAAGCTAACTTCAAAACAACATGTTGTGGAGCACACAGCAGGCATTGGTTAGTTGTTTGCTCATCACGGTGAAAATATATCATAGACTACTCTAGTGTAATTGGACATGTCTGAGATTGAATTTACTACGGAGCTCAGCTTGATAGCCTTGGTTAGCTGATGACGTTGTTGTTATTCTgcctgctagctagctatgcaTCCCACACAATCTCTCTGTCTTTTGTTCTACAGAAATGGTTCCATCAAATCTTGGGGAAGAAATGTCTACTAAAGTAACGTTGCCACCTGAGTGGGAGGACGATGAACGGATGAATTTCCTATTCTCTGACTTCAAAGAAAACCGAGATGTCAACACAAAAGATTGGGACAGTAAAATTGATTTCTGGACATCACTCATTCTTAAAATCTGCCGAAGTCGCGGAACCGTCTGTTTTAATTTGCAAGAGTTGAACAAGATTTTTCAGAGAAAAGGATTTGTACCTTTGGGTTTGGGTACTGTCATTCGGTGCATGGCTAGGTAAAATATCAATGCAATGCCATCTGCTAAAATGTGAGAAAAACATAACCTACCTAGTCTCACTATCCTTACCTTACTGTACTTGTCTGTATTCCTGGCAGGTGCGGCAAGATACAAAGAGAGTCAGAGTTTGCAGCAAATGTGGACTGTGGGTGGGTGTCTTGGGGTTTTGGCCTGTTGCTGGTGAAGCCTTTAAAATGGACATTTTCAACTCTTCTGGGTAGCAGTGGGGTTACTTTGGAGGAGTCGTTTGTTGTCATTGAACTGGTAAAGGTGTGTATACTTAATTTAATTAATTCAAAACATGACCATGGGGCTAGCAGGTTTATCCATTTAACACTGACCTTTTATTTTCTGTATGTTTCCTTCAGGAAAAGGCAGCAGAATTGCTTGGTGTCTACTGGAGTTCCCCAGTGGCCAACTGCTCTCTCCTGTCCTTCCAGGAGCTCCAGACACTGTCGTCCCATGTGTGTATTGATGAGAGTACCCTGTGTATGGCTCTGCTACAGCTGCAGAGGGAGAAGCAGGTCACAGTATCACTGCATGAAGGCGAGAAGGTGAGGATATGAGAATGATTAATTGAAGTGAGCATATTATTAGACTACATTGTAGGCTGCAGTAACTCAGACCATTATCCCTGAGATTTCACACACATTGTTATGAGGATAATGTCATTGTATCAATGTGTTGCATTGAGccaatgttttgtttgttttcacagATTGTTAAGTTTTCTCAGCCAGGACAGGACCGTGTGTCTTCAGTCAGTGATGTGGACCTAGGCATCTATCAGCTACAGCGCAGTGAGAGACTGCTTGAAGTGCGGGTGGAGGCATTGGGTCTAGAGGCAGAGAAGTGCGTCCCTGACACATCACTTAGCGTTGTCTTGTGCAGTCTCTAATCCTCAgtcttacattttttttgtgtgatttctGCTTGTGCTGTATTGTCTTTTTGTAGGTGTAAAGAAGAAGCTAGGGTGTTGCTACGCGAAGGGAAGAAATCTCAGGTAGATTTACAATCCTCTGATCCTGTGTTGACTTTTTGTCCTGCACCAAACTCAAACGCAACCAaaactctctaaaaacaagtctcccaccgttgccgcctgctatataccaccctctgcccccagctgtgctctggacaccat
It contains:
- the LOC139410886 gene encoding charged multivesicular body protein 7-like, translating into MVPSNLGEEMSTKVTLPPEWEDDERMNFLFSDFKENRDVNTKDWDSKIDFWTSLILKICRSRGTVCFNLQELNKIFQRKGFVPLGLGTVIRCMARCGKIQRESEFAANVDCGWVSWGFGLLLVKPLKWTFSTLLGSSGVTLEESFVVIELVKEKAAELLGVYWSSPVANCSLLSFQELQTLSSHVCIDESTLCMALLQLQREKQVTVSLHEGEKIVKFSQPGQDRVSSVSDVDLGIYQLQRSERLLEVRVEALGLEAEKCKEEARVLLREGKKSQALRYLRSRKRVERKADGLNAQLENVKGILDRIANSETDKLVIQAYQAGVSALRLSLKDGTVEGAESLVDQIQELCDTQDEMNQTLAGGALNSTDADTDELEDELRSLLENSTLDRPSTLPEVPSHPLSPVRESGSLCDDLLCALPLVPQSLFNITDEELDKELSRLTLADTCLQEKDCTAPVKRAESAQ